A section of the Paracoccaceae bacterium genome encodes:
- the rpsE gene encoding 30S ribosomal protein S5 produces MAREPNQRGGGQRGGGRGRGREETPEFADRLVAINRVSKTVKGGKRFGFAALVVVGDQKGRVGFGKGKAKEVPEAIRKAGEAAKRNMIRVQLREGRTLHHDMEGRHGAGRVVMRSAPQGTGIIAGGPMRAVFEMLGIQDVVAKSIGSQNPYNMIRATIDGLVKESSPRSVAQRRGKKVADILGAKPEEKSEAAAETAEA; encoded by the coding sequence ATGGCACGTGAACCAAATCAAAGAGGCGGCGGACAGCGCGGCGGTGGCCGTGGTCGTGGCCGCGAGGAAACGCCGGAATTCGCTGACCGCCTTGTGGCGATCAACCGGGTCTCCAAAACCGTGAAGGGTGGTAAGCGCTTCGGCTTTGCCGCGCTCGTCGTTGTTGGTGACCAAAAGGGTCGCGTCGGATTTGGCAAGGGCAAGGCGAAAGAAGTGCCCGAAGCGATCCGCAAGGCCGGTGAAGCCGCCAAGCGCAACATGATCCGCGTGCAGCTGCGCGAAGGCCGCACGCTGCATCACGATATGGAAGGTCGTCACGGGGCAGGGCGCGTTGTAATGCGCAGCGCCCCGCAGGGTACCGGCATCATCGCCGGTGGTCCGATGCGCGCCGTGTTCGAAATGCTGGGCATTCAGGACGTCGTCGCCAAGTCGATCGGTAGCCAGAACCCCTATAACATGATCCGGGCCACGATTGACGGGTTGGTCAAGGAAAGCAGTCCGCGGTCTGTCGCACAGCGTCGCGGCAAGAAAGTGGCTGACATTCTGGGCGCCAAGCCGGAAGAGAAGTCCGAAGCCGCCGCCGAAACGGCAGAAGCATAG
- a CDS encoding 50S ribosomal protein L15, producing the protein MKLNELSDNPGATKPRKRIGRGVGSGTGKTGGRGIKGQKSRSGVAIKGYEGGQMPLYQRLPKRGFNMRTRKKFAVVNLGLIQKFIDAKKLDAKGEITEDTLVESGLVRRKLDGVRILAKGDFSAKIKLAVTGASKSAVEAVEKAGGSLTVTTAAKAD; encoded by the coding sequence ATGAAACTGAACGAACTTTCCGACAATCCGGGGGCAACCAAACCCCGCAAACGCATTGGCCGCGGTGTCGGCTCGGGCACGGGTAAGACCGGTGGCCGGGGTATCAAGGGCCAGAAATCGCGCTCGGGCGTGGCGATCAAAGGGTACGAAGGCGGGCAGATGCCGCTTTACCAGCGCCTGCCGAAACGTGGCTTCAACATGCGGACCCGCAAGAAATTCGCCGTCGTGAACCTGGGCCTGATCCAGAAGTTCATCGACGCCAAGAAGCTGGATGCCAAGGGCGAAATTACCGAGGATACGCTGGTTGAAAGCGGTCTGGTGCGGCGCAAGCTGGACGGTGTGCGGATCCTGGCCAAGGGCGACTTTTCCGCCAAGATCAAACTGGCCGTGACCGGGGCATCCAAGTCAGCGGTCGAAGCTGTTGAGAAGGCCGGAGGCTCTCTGACGGTCACAACGGCGGCAAAGGCCGACTAA
- the rpmD gene encoding 50S ribosomal protein L30 has translation MAKTIVVKQIGSPIRRPAKQRATLVGLGLNKMHRTRELEDTPSVRGMVEAIPHLVEIVEEKG, from the coding sequence ATGGCAAAAACCATCGTCGTCAAACAGATCGGCAGCCCGATCCGCCGCCCCGCCAAACAGCGCGCCACGCTGGTCGGCCTGGGCCTGAACAAAATGCACCGCACGCGCGAGCTGGAAGACACTCCGTCGGTTCGCGGCATGGTCGAAGCGATTCCGCATCTGGTGGAGATCGTCGAAGAAAAGGGCTAG
- the secY gene encoding preprotein translocase subunit SecY codes for MASAAEQMAANMSWSAFGKATELRQRIVFTLGLLIVYRLGTYIPVPGIDGAALRSFMEDAGAGIGGILNMFTGGAISRMGIFALGIMPYISASIIIQLMTAMVPKLEQLKKEGEQGRKKINQWTRYGTVFLATFQAYGLAVSLEAGDLVTDPGWYFRAATVITLVGGTMFLMWLGEQITARGIGNGISLIIFVGIIAEVPAALAQFLSQGRSGAISPAIIVGVILMVVVVIAFVVFMERSLRKIHIQYPRRQVGMKVYDGGSSHLPIKVNPAGVIPAIFASSLLLLPTTVSTFSGAQTGPIMSTVLAYFGPGQPLYLLFFGGMIVFFTYFYTFNVSFKTEDVADNLKNQNGFVPGIRPGVKTKEYLDYVVVRLLVLGSAYLALVCLLPEILRSQLAIPFYFGGTSVLIVVSVTMDTIQQVQSHLLAHQYEGLIEKSQLRGKRRGKTGEKAPARR; via the coding sequence ATGGCATCAGCCGCAGAACAAATGGCCGCAAACATGAGCTGGAGCGCGTTCGGTAAAGCAACCGAATTGCGCCAGCGCATTGTCTTCACCCTCGGACTGCTGATCGTCTATCGGCTTGGGACGTATATTCCGGTGCCGGGCATCGACGGTGCCGCGCTGCGCAGCTTCATGGAAGACGCCGGCGCAGGGATCGGTGGCATCCTCAACATGTTCACCGGCGGCGCAATCTCGCGCATGGGGATCTTCGCGTTGGGGATCATGCCGTATATCTCGGCCTCGATCATCATTCAGCTGATGACGGCCATGGTGCCCAAGCTGGAACAGCTGAAGAAAGAGGGTGAGCAGGGGCGCAAGAAAATCAACCAATGGACCCGTTATGGCACGGTGTTCCTGGCGACATTCCAGGCCTATGGCCTTGCCGTCAGTCTTGAGGCGGGCGACCTGGTCACCGATCCCGGCTGGTATTTCCGCGCCGCGACAGTGATCACACTGGTTGGCGGCACGATGTTCCTGATGTGGCTGGGTGAGCAGATCACTGCACGCGGCATCGGCAACGGTATCTCACTCATCATCTTTGTCGGCATCATCGCCGAGGTTCCCGCCGCACTTGCGCAATTCCTCAGCCAGGGCCGCAGCGGCGCCATCAGCCCGGCGATCATCGTTGGTGTGATCCTGATGGTTGTTGTGGTGATTGCCTTCGTGGTCTTCATGGAGCGATCCCTGCGCAAGATCCACATCCAGTATCCGCGCCGCCAGGTGGGGATGAAGGTCTATGATGGCGGGTCTTCGCACCTGCCGATCAAGGTGAACCCGGCGGGTGTTATCCCGGCGATCTTCGCCAGCTCTCTGCTATTGCTGCCCACCACCGTCAGCACGTTCTCGGGCGCGCAAACCGGGCCGATCATGTCGACCGTCCTGGCCTACTTCGGCCCCGGTCAGCCGCTGTACCTGCTGTTCTTCGGTGGCATGATCGTGTTCTTCACCTACTTCTACACCTTCAACGTGTCCTTCAAGACCGAGGATGTGGCCGACAACCTGAAGAACCAGAACGGCTTTGTTCCCGGTATCCGCCCCGGCGTGAAAACCAAGGAATACCTGGATTATGTGGTGGTGCGTCTGCTGGTGCTCGGCTCGGCCTATCTGGCGCTGGTGTGTCTGTTGCCGGAAATCCTGCGCAGCCAGCTGGCGATCCCGTTCTACTTCGGCGGCACCTCGGTGCTGATTGTTGTCAGCGTGACGATGGACACGATCCAGCAGGTGCAAAGCCATCTTCTGGCACATCAGTACGAAGGCCTGATCGAAAAATCTCAGCTGCGCGGCAAACGCCGTGGTAAGACTGGCGAAAAGGCCCCTGCGCGCCGGTAA
- the rpsM gene encoding 30S ribosomal protein S13, whose translation MARIAGVNIPTGKRVPIALTYITGIGHTSAKAICEAVKIDATRRVNELSDAEVLAIREHIDANFTVEGDLRREVQMNVKRLMDLGSYRGLRHRRNLPVRGQRTHTNARTRKGPAKAIAGKKK comes from the coding sequence ATGGCACGTATTGCCGGGGTCAATATCCCCACCGGAAAGCGCGTTCCGATTGCGCTGACCTATATCACTGGTATCGGCCACACCTCGGCCAAAGCGATTTGCGAGGCTGTCAAGATCGACGCCACCCGCCGCGTGAACGAGCTGAGCGATGCTGAAGTCCTCGCCATTCGCGAACATATCGACGCAAATTTCACCGTCGAAGGTGACCTGCGCCGCGAAGTGCAGATGAACGTCAAGCGTCTGATGGACCTCGGATCCTATCGCGGTCTGCGCCATCGCCGCAACCTGCCGGTTCGCGGTCAGCGCACCCACACCAACGCCCGTACCCGCAAAGGCCCCGCAAAGGCCATTGCCGGCAAGAAGAAATAA
- the rplQ gene encoding 50S ribosomal protein L17 gives MRHARGYRRLNRTHEHRKALFANMAGSLIEHEQIKTTLPKAKELKRIADKLITLGKRGDLHARRQAASRLKQDMHVAKLFEVLGPRYKERQGGYVRVLKAGFRYGDMAPMAIVELVDRNVDAKGAADRARVESEAESET, from the coding sequence ATGCGTCACGCACGGGGCTATCGCCGCCTGAACCGCACCCACGAACACCGCAAGGCGCTGTTCGCCAACATGGCCGGATCGCTGATCGAACACGAACAGATCAAGACGACCCTGCCCAAAGCCAAGGAACTCAAGCGGATCGCTGACAAGCTGATCACGCTGGGCAAACGCGGCGATCTGCACGCCCGCCGTCAGGCCGCTTCGCGGCTGAAGCAGGACATGCACGTCGCCAAATTGTTCGAGGTTCTGGGGCCGCGCTACAAGGAACGCCAGGGCGGCTATGTCCGGGTTCTGAAGGCCGGGTTCCGCTATGGCGACATGGCCCCGATGGCCATTGTCGAACTGGTGGATCGCAACGTAGACGCCAAAGGCGCCGCAGATCGCGCCAGGGTTGAGTCCGAGGCCGAATCGGAAACCTAA
- a CDS encoding DNA-directed RNA polymerase subunit alpha → MIHKNWAELIKPTQLDVKPGNDAMRQATVIAEPLKRGFGLTLGNALRRVLMSSLQGAAITSVQIDNVLHEFSSVAGVREDVTDIVLNLKGVAIRMEVEGPKRLSISAKGPAVVTAADISESAGIEILNKDHVICHLDDGADLFMELTVSTGKGYVAADRNRPEDAPIGLMPIDAIFSPVRKVSYDVQPTREGQVLDYDKLTLKLETDGSISPDDAVAYAARILQDQLSIFVNFDEPESARAESDDDGLEFNPLLLKKVDELELSVRSANCLKNDNIVYIGDLIQKTEAEMLRTPNFGRKSLNEIKEVLSGMGLHLGMDVEEWPPENIEDLAKKFEDQF, encoded by the coding sequence ATGATCCATAAGAATTGGGCCGAACTGATCAAGCCGACACAGCTTGACGTGAAACCGGGCAACGACGCGATGCGTCAGGCAACCGTGATTGCCGAACCGCTGAAACGTGGCTTTGGCCTGACGCTGGGCAACGCCCTGCGCCGGGTTTTGATGAGCAGCCTCCAGGGTGCCGCGATCACCAGCGTTCAGATCGACAACGTCCTGCACGAGTTTTCAAGCGTTGCAGGCGTGCGCGAAGATGTCACCGACATCGTGCTGAACCTCAAAGGTGTTGCGATCCGTATGGAAGTCGAAGGGCCCAAGCGCCTGTCGATTTCGGCCAAAGGCCCGGCGGTTGTGACCGCCGCCGACATCAGCGAAAGCGCGGGCATCGAGATTCTGAACAAGGATCACGTGATCTGCCACCTCGACGATGGCGCCGACCTGTTCATGGAACTGACGGTCAGCACCGGCAAAGGCTATGTCGCCGCCGACCGTAACCGCCCCGAAGATGCGCCCATCGGCCTGATGCCGATCGACGCGATCTTTTCGCCGGTGCGCAAGGTCAGTTATGACGTTCAGCCGACGCGCGAAGGTCAGGTTCTGGATTACGACAAGCTGACGCTGAAACTGGAAACCGATGGCTCGATCAGCCCGGACGACGCGGTGGCCTATGCCGCCCGCATCCTGCAGGATCAGCTGAGCATCTTCGTCAACTTCGACGAACCGGAAAGCGCGCGCGCCGAAAGCGACGATGACGGTCTGGAATTCAACCCGCTTCTGCTGAAGAAGGTTGATGAGCTGGAGCTTAGCGTCCGTTCTGCCAACTGCCTGAAGAACGACAACATCGTCTACATTGGCGATCTGATCCAGAAAACCGAAGCCGAGATGCTGCGCACGCCGAACTTCGGCCGCAAGTCGCTCAACGAGATCAAAGAGGTCTTGTCAGGCATGGGTCTGCATCTGGGCATGGATGTCGAGGAATGGCCGCCTGAGAATATCGAGGATCTGGCCAAGAAGTTCGAAGACCAGTTCTGA
- a CDS encoding N-acyl-L-homoserine lactone synthetase → MQTTTLSFNNMHKHGELFSNMLRARHNTFIGRKNWDLPEADGMEFDQYDTPASRWIAVHEFGRVLAGVRLTPTTNRVGIYTYMIRDAQRGLLDTIPKDLMWDTAPVASHVWESSRVFVTQDVPSKLRLRVQMALIGEMVSSARELGASTVLGMIPEHSPRLARRTGIDCRPCGPVMDIEGSRSVCVNINLATKLH, encoded by the coding sequence ATGCAAACCACAACTCTATCATTCAACAATATGCACAAACATGGCGAATTGTTTTCGAACATGCTTCGGGCACGCCATAATACCTTTATCGGTCGGAAGAACTGGGATCTCCCAGAAGCCGACGGTATGGAATTCGATCAGTATGACACCCCGGCCAGCCGCTGGATCGCCGTGCACGAATTTGGTCGTGTTCTGGCCGGTGTCCGTCTGACCCCGACAACCAATAGGGTCGGTATCTATACGTATATGATCCGCGACGCTCAGCGCGGATTGCTGGATACGATCCCCAAGGACCTGATGTGGGACACTGCCCCAGTGGCATCCCATGTCTGGGAAAGCAGCCGAGTGTTCGTCACCCAAGACGTCCCGAGCAAGCTGCGACTGCGCGTACAGATGGCGCTGATCGGCGAGATGGTCTCGTCGGCGCGTGAACTTGGCGCGTCAACTGTGCTTGGTATGATCCCGGAACACTCGCCACGTCTGGCGCGGCGCACCGGTATCGATTGCCGCCCCTGTGGGCCGGTGATGGATATCGAAGGCTCGCGCAGCGTATGTGTGAATATCAACCTGGCAACCAAGCTTCACTAA
- a CDS encoding GNAT family N-acetyltransferase — MAEQPYTIRPFDKALHDRGAFSCGVDAMDRWLKHSVTDKIANNRIRLWCAAENGGKLVGFYALAAHSVQVAHAGQIAQRGDRHAIPAIYLVALAVDRTCQRAGLGSALLGDAIARSIAISEQLGAAALILDVLQDETREKRMAFYARLGFRAVDPGAPDRMFLSIKAAKLNYLSSAV, encoded by the coding sequence ATGGCTGAACAACCCTATACGATCCGCCCATTCGACAAGGCCCTGCACGATCGCGGGGCTTTTTCTTGTGGCGTTGATGCGATGGACCGATGGCTGAAACACTCGGTGACCGACAAGATCGCCAACAACCGAATCCGTCTGTGGTGCGCAGCGGAAAATGGCGGCAAACTGGTTGGGTTCTATGCACTCGCCGCACATTCTGTTCAGGTGGCGCACGCGGGCCAGATCGCTCAGCGTGGCGACAGACACGCAATTCCGGCGATCTATCTGGTGGCCTTGGCGGTCGATCGGACGTGCCAGAGGGCAGGGCTGGGGAGTGCATTGTTGGGCGACGCGATTGCCCGAAGCATCGCGATTTCCGAACAGTTGGGCGCGGCTGCGTTGATATTGGATGTGTTGCAGGATGAAACCCGCGAAAAACGGATGGCGTTCTATGCGCGGCTTGGGTTTCGGGCCGTTGATCCTGGCGCGCCAGATCGAATGTTCCTGTCGATCAAGGCAGCCAAGCTGAATTACTTGTCCAGCGCAGTTTAG
- a CDS encoding LuxR family transcriptional regulator has protein sequence MTKSRELNVLFEELGAMSPKGFSAGLHIRFAAPLVFVQTYCSDWIKLYTENAYALRDPLVFWGLGVKGATRWSAIKLPDPFNIIGQARDYGLTYGAVFSFGPITSRTIVGIARDDREFSDEEIAKAADLVTRLHVAAEPPSELTGAQVEALRLLAEGDRHTAAAAKLGISESALKARLSSARSRLGARTTAEALRKAREFRLL, from the coding sequence ATGACAAAATCGAGGGAGCTTAACGTTCTCTTCGAGGAGCTGGGCGCGATGTCCCCGAAAGGGTTCTCGGCCGGGCTTCATATTCGTTTTGCGGCACCGCTGGTCTTTGTTCAGACCTACTGTTCGGATTGGATCAAACTCTACACCGAAAATGCATATGCCTTGCGCGATCCTCTGGTTTTCTGGGGACTAGGGGTCAAAGGTGCTACTCGGTGGAGCGCGATCAAGCTTCCTGACCCTTTCAACATCATTGGACAGGCCCGTGACTACGGGCTTACGTATGGTGCAGTGTTCTCCTTCGGGCCGATCACGTCACGTACCATCGTCGGCATTGCGCGCGATGACCGAGAGTTCAGTGACGAGGAGATAGCCAAGGCAGCGGACCTGGTGACACGTTTACATGTCGCCGCCGAGCCTCCGTCGGAATTGACGGGCGCTCAGGTCGAAGCTTTGCGTCTGCTCGCCGAGGGGGACCGGCACACAGCGGCCGCGGCAAAGCTAGGAATTTCCGAAAGTGCGTTGAAAGCAAGGCTCAGTTCGGCACGGTCGCGTTTGGGAGCGCGCACCACTGCCGAAGCGTTGCGGAAAGCGCGGGAGTTCCGCCTCTTGTAA
- the rpsK gene encoding 30S ribosomal protein S11 encodes MARDRRVKKKVSKNIAAGVAHVNSSFNNTKILISDVQGNAIAWSSAGTMGFKGSRKSTPYAAQMAAEDAGRKAAEHGVKTLEVEVQGPGSGRESALRALAAAGFNITSIRDVTPMAHNGCRPPKRRRV; translated from the coding sequence ATGGCACGTGATCGTCGCGTAAAGAAAAAAGTCTCGAAGAACATCGCCGCTGGTGTGGCGCATGTGAATTCGTCGTTCAACAACACCAAGATCCTGATCTCGGACGTGCAGGGCAACGCAATTGCCTGGTCGTCCGCCGGGACCATGGGCTTCAAAGGCTCGCGGAAATCCACACCCTATGCGGCCCAGATGGCGGCAGAGGATGCGGGTCGCAAAGCAGCCGAGCACGGCGTGAAAACGCTGGAAGTCGAAGTGCAGGGGCCGGGTTCGGGGCGTGAAAGCGCGCTGCGCGCACTGGCCGCCGCCGGGTTCAACATCACCTCGATCCGTGATGTCACCCCGATGGCGCACAACGGCTGCCGCCCGCCAAAGCGCCGCCGCGTCTAA
- the rplR gene encoding 50S ribosomal protein L18, which translates to MANTKRQLFLKRRMRVRNKLRKMGTGRPRLSIHRSNKNIQVQLIDDLAGKTLASASTLEKGLGVVGKNNKDAAAKVGAAIAERAKKAGIEDVVFDRGGFLFHGKVKALADAAREGGLKF; encoded by the coding sequence ATGGCGAACACAAAACGACAGCTGTTCCTGAAGCGCCGCATGCGCGTCCGGAACAAGCTCCGCAAGATGGGAACCGGACGTCCGCGTCTAAGCATCCATCGCTCGAACAAGAACATCCAGGTGCAGCTGATCGACGATCTGGCTGGCAAGACGCTGGCCAGCGCCTCGACGTTGGAAAAGGGTCTGGGCGTTGTTGGCAAGAACAACAAGGATGCCGCCGCCAAGGTTGGCGCGGCGATTGCCGAACGTGCCAAGAAGGCCGGGATCGAAGACGTTGTTTTCGACCGCGGCGGCTTCTTGTTCCACGGCAAGGTCAAAGCCCTGGCCGATGCCGCCCGTGAGGGTGGCCTGAAGTTCTAA
- a CDS encoding adenylate kinase — MNIILLGPPGAGKGTQAHRLVEKRDMIQLSTGDMLREARTSGTEMGKMVAAVMDRGDLVTDAIVIGLIEEKLNGDAKGGFIFDGFPRTLAQADALGDLLARHGQALDAVVELQVDDDVLVERIVNRAREAVAAGGTARADDNEESLKIRLMEYYKKTSPLIGYYYAKGDLKSVDGLAAMDVVEASIAEALKS, encoded by the coding sequence ATGAACATCATTTTGCTTGGCCCTCCGGGGGCCGGAAAAGGCACGCAGGCGCACCGCCTGGTTGAAAAGCGCGACATGATCCAGCTGAGCACCGGCGACATGCTGCGCGAAGCTCGGACCTCTGGCACCGAAATGGGCAAGATGGTCGCCGCCGTGATGGACCGTGGTGATCTGGTCACTGACGCGATTGTCATCGGCTTGATCGAGGAAAAGCTGAACGGCGACGCCAAAGGCGGCTTTATCTTCGACGGCTTCCCCCGCACGCTGGCGCAGGCCGATGCGCTGGGTGACTTGCTGGCACGTCACGGGCAGGCGCTGGATGCTGTAGTCGAACTGCAGGTCGATGACGATGTTCTGGTCGAGCGGATCGTCAACCGCGCGCGTGAGGCCGTGGCAGCCGGTGGAACTGCACGGGCCGACGACAACGAGGAAAGCCTGAAGATCCGGCTGATGGAATACTACAAGAAGACCTCTCCGCTGATCGGATATTACTACGCCAAGGGCGACCTGAAATCGGTCGACGGGTTGGCCGCGATGGATGTGGTCGAGGCGTCGATTGCAGAGGCATTGAAAAGCTGA
- a CDS encoding DUF1778 domain-containing protein codes for MIHIADHTSQIAETKSQRKELKLKPSVAAEIQAGADAVGMDMSTFMASAAYRMALDVSAQQHLTTLQPDQFDAFAKAVDHAGQKNQALTALFEKRRALLKDG; via the coding sequence ATGATTCACATCGCCGACCATACGTCCCAGATTGCCGAGACCAAATCGCAGCGCAAGGAACTCAAGCTGAAACCCAGCGTCGCCGCCGAAATTCAAGCCGGTGCGGATGCCGTGGGCATGGATATGAGTACCTTCATGGCCTCGGCCGCCTACCGTATGGCGCTGGACGTTTCAGCGCAGCAGCATCTGACAACCTTGCAGCCCGATCAGTTTGATGCGTTCGCGAAAGCTGTGGACCACGCAGGGCAGAAGAATCAGGCGCTGACTGCATTGTTTGAAAAACGCCGTGCATTGCTGAAGGATGGCTGA